From one Brachypodium distachyon strain Bd21 chromosome 4, Brachypodium_distachyon_v3.0, whole genome shotgun sequence genomic stretch:
- the LOC112272498 gene encoding disease resistance protein RPM1-like yields the protein MAITTVASLIPKLEDLLKEESKYNLSKGVIKHLTYVHALLERAQQAGDQAEEELERTQQAEEERELSEVMVDIVETFTSSLASATADPQGGRGLVPKVMRSKLHTAKAHREFASNVSDAVQLYHKARDRHARFKVHYSIPSRNNKQPPVDHKGGGISSREVSVSLPDQILTKVDEMCKIHGGLKDEEIDLLKKEMECIGPALRKVAQVPVEQLDEGTKAWIDDLTEACHDIINDFRAPVPVPPPPPLPVAAAAAGTGKKPIIGSSMKLNLAAAKARRRNVAQIRGFNKILLEVAERRQRYWCEIAATNTEGEDVDEGSNRNPPPEPLQDSECPFLGIDVHTDELVKLLTTSSSGLQQEPLKLVSVVGPAGVGKKTLAEAVYSRISTQFECTARVSLSNHQTNNKSRTTLLLDLLRQLRQTEVVSETEDETETGLIDKIRETLNNKRYLIVIEDIWSSVEWDSMRNLFENSHHGSAVLTTTCKVDIAEYVGGVYKLAPLTECEATRLFYRTLFVSEDKCAPGDLANICGKLIAECGSIPLAIIAKADLLATKPWTVMKSHKVHGSYDTERIFEDYYKKLPRRLKPCLLYFSMFQKGYEMSGENLLWMWLNEGFLEAQEGEMCLNELINKGLIEAVEVDAAGKALSCRLHDMLHDSIVSLSAEEKFATILDGKVGNLLETAVRLLSIQGNNKDAQAQQLLRQAPNVRSLVVSGDAITSLMHATPLEEFQGLRVLDLGRGSPDNSLKNDQLKGIGSLFFLRCLVLAGRRITEIPKETGNLKSLQTLDLRATIVKELPATVFQAKKLKRLYVNSRTKIPCGIGKMEDLEELGDMNVSKPDLLKDLCSLTKLILLGIAIWSWDESYGDAMVENLRSLLDKRIIQSLSIVTCCSLDFMNKLEAGNTKATAAGTATAAAGNNKATAAAATPAPSSLQKLEISQSALLGLPRWIISLQNLSSLSIEVHKLTEDMIVMLGKLQNLLALSLTAKHAPAHPHVWFDKSANGFRKLTGFHFSSNGMGKMFRSGAMPKLERLKLSFQASTTDHVVSEASVTQESDFGSTVASSAQSSSWAAFDFGLENLPASLEHVRVEINCFNANDRVVNQAEAAIRRAVSKSRMRPPNLVIKRVREEHMDEGITDKEVVKRKWSSWASKPNDATMHQEGKNQSRLFN from the exons ATGGCGATCACAACAGTGGCTAGCCTGATCCCCAAGCTCGAGGATCTGCTGAAAGAGGAGAGTAAGTACAATCTGTCCAAGGGCGTGATAAAGCATTTGACGTATGTCCATGCATTGCTCGAGAGAGCGCAGCAGGCCGGTGACcaggccgaggaggagctcgagaGAACACAGCaggccgaggaggagagggaacTGTCGGAAGTCATGGTTGACATCGTCGAAACCTTCACCAGCAGCTTGGCATCGGCGACGGCCGATCCACAGGGTGGCCGCGGCTTGGTCCCCAAGGTGATGAGGTCCAAGCTTCATACTGCAAAGGCTCACCGTGAGTTTGCCAGCAATGTCAGTGATGCCGTGCAGCTTTACCACAAGGCACGCGACCGGCATGCGAGATTCAAGGTCCATTATTCCATTCCAAGCAGGAACAATAAGCAGCCTCCGGTTGATCATAAAGGCGGCGGAATATCGTCGCGGGAGGTCTCGGTCTCGCTACCAGATCAGATACTGACCAAGGTAGATGAGATGTGCAAGATCCATGGCGGGTTGAAAGATGAAGAAATCGATCTCCTCAAGAAAGAGATGGAATGCATAGGGCCTGCCCTCCGCAAAGTTGCACAAGTACCGGTGGAGCAGCTTGACGAGGGCACCAAGGCCTGGATAGATGATCTCACAGAAGCCTGCCACGACATCATCAACGACTTCCGGGCGCCAgtgccggtgccgccgccgccgccgctgccagtagcagcagccgccgctggCACCGGTAAGAAACCAATCATCGGCAGCAGCATGAAGCTCAACTTGGCCGCGGCCAAGGCTCGCCGTCGAAATGTCGCCCAGATCAGAGGCTTCAACAAGATTTTGTTGGAGGTGGCGGAGAGGCGTCAGAGGTACTGGTGCGAGATTGCTGCCACCAATACAGAGGGCGAAGATGTCGACGAAGGGAGCAACAGAAATCCACCTCCAGAACCGCTACAAGATTCCGAGTGCCCGTTTCTTGGCATTGACGTACACACAGACGAGCTCGTCAAGCTCCTAACaacgtcctcctccggcctgcAGCAGGAACCACTCAAGCTAGTTTCAGTTGTTGGGCCTGCGGGTGTGGGCAAGAAGACACTTGCAGAGGCGGTCTACAGCAGGATATCGACCCAATTCGAGTGCACAGCTCGGGTCTCACTGTCAAATCACCAGACAAACAACAAGAGTAGAACTACTCTTCTCCTGGATTTGCTCCGTCAGTTACGTCAGACTGAGGTTGTCTCTGAAACGGAGGATGAGACTGAAACTGGCCTAATCGACAAGATCAGAGAAACTCTCAACAACAAGAG GTACTTAATTGTAATTGAAGATATATGGAGTTCAGTTGAATGGGATTCTATGAGGAATTTGTTTGAGAATAGTCACCACGGGAGTGCAGTTCTGACGACAACTTGCAAAGTTGATATCGCTGAATATGTTGGTGGAGTCTACAAGTTAGCACCTCTCACAGAATGTGAGGCCACAAGATTGTTCTAcagaacattatttgtttccGAAGACAAATGCGCCCCTGGTGATCTGGCGAATATATGTGGAAAGCTTATAGCAGAATGTGGTAGCATACCATTAGCCATCATTGCTAAAGCTGATCTGCTCGCGACTAAGCCATGGACAGTGATGAAAAGTCACAAAGTGCATGGCTCGTACGATACGGAAAGGATATTCGAGGACTATTATAAGAAGCTACCTCGTCGTCTAAAACCTTGCTTGCTGTACTTTAGTATGTTTCAAAAGGGTTATGAGATGAGCGGAGAAAACCTGTTGTGGATGTGGTTAAACGAAGGTTTCCTGGAAGCTCAAGAAGGGGAGATGTGCCTGAATGAGCTCATAAATAAAGGCCTGATTGAAGCTGTGGAGGTTGATGCAGCCGGTAAGGCTCTGTCTTGCCGTCTGCACGACATGTTGCATGACTCCATCGTCTCATTGTCAGCTGAAGAAAAATTCGCTACCATTTTGGACGGCAAAGTGGGGAACTTGCTAGAAACGGCGGTCCGCCTGCTGTCAATTCAGGGAAATAATAAGGATGCACAAGCACAACAGCTTCTGCGGCAAGCCCCCAATGTAAGGTCACTTGTTGTCTCTGGTGATGCCATTACCAGTTTGATGCATGCAACACCTCTCGAAGAGTTTCAGGGGTTACGTGTGTTGGATCTAGGCCGGGGGTCACCTGATAATTCTTTGAAGAATGATCAGCTAAAGGGTATCGggagtttgttttttctgagATGTCTAGTATTGGCAGGTAGACGCATCACCGAGATCCCAAAAGAAACCGGGAATCTTAAATCTTTGCAGACACTGGATTTGAGGGCAACTATTGTGAAAGAATTGCCAGCAACTGTTTTCCAGGCAAAGAAGTTGAAACGTCTGTATGTAAACAGTCGCACCAAGATACCATGTGGGATTGGAAAAATGGAAGATCTGGAAGAGCTTGGAGACATGAATGTCAGTAAGCCAGATTTGCTCAAAGATCTATGTAGTCTGACTAAGCTGATTCTTCTTGGTATTGCCATTTGGTCATGGGACGAGAGTTACGGCGATGCAATGGTTGAGAATCTACGGTCTCTCTTGGATAAAAGAATCATCCAAAGCCTATCCATCGTGACTTGCTGCTCTCTGGATTTCATGAATAAGTTGGAAGCTGGAAACACGAAGGCCACTGCTGCTGGTactgccactgctgctgctggaaaTAATAaggccactgctgctgctgctactccaGCTCCAAGCTCACTGCAAAAGCTTGAGATAAGTCAAAGCGCACTACTTGGATTGCCAAGATGGATTATCTCACTGCAGAACCTCTCTTCTTTATCGATCGAGGTCCACAAGCTGACAGAAGATATGATTGTTATGCTTGGGAAGTTGCAGAATCTTCTTGCTCTGTCCCTGACAGCAAAACATGCTCCAGCACATCCTCATGTATGGTTTGACAAGTCCGCTAATGGATTCAGAAAGCTAACGGGCTTCCATTTCTCAAGCAATGGTATGGGAAAGATGTTCAGATCAGGAGCGATGCCTAAGCTCGAAAGGCTGAAGCTTTCGTTTCAGGCATCAACGACCGATCATGTTGTATCGGAGGCCTCCGTCACGCAAGAATCTGATTTTGGATCCACggtggcctcctccgcccAGTCCTCTTCCTGGGCAGCATTCGATTTTGGATTGGAGAACCTGCCTGCTTCCCTAGAGCATGTTCGTGTTGAAATTAACTGTTTCAATGCCAATGATAGGGTGGTGAACCAAGCAGAGGCTGCAATTAGGAGGGCAGTCTCCAAGTCCAGGATGCGTCCGCCAAATCTTGTGATAAAACGAGTTCGGGAGGAACACATGGACGAAGGCATCACGGACAAAGAGGTAGTGAAAAGGAAGTGGTCGTCCTGGGCATCCAAGCCAAACGACGCAACCATGCATCAAGAAGGGAAGAACCAATCTCGTCTCTTTAATTAG